Proteins from one Pseudarthrobacter sp. BIM B-2242 genomic window:
- the tdh gene encoding L-threonine 3-dehydrogenase codes for MKALYKSGAHAGFELVDRPEPEAGPDDVKIRVMTTGICGTDLHIQSWDSWAQGMIEAPLIAGHEFYGEVVETGADVRDVKVGDRVSGEGHVVCGICRNCRAGRRQMCIHTVSVGVQRDGAFAEYVVIPETNVWVHHDPSITPELGAIFDPFGNAVHTALSFPLVGEDVLITGAGPIGLMAIAVARHAGARKIAITDVSRPRLDLARQLGVDLAIDVSTTRVRDAQRELGMREGFDIGMEMSGHPTALPEMIDNMNHGGRIAMLGLPSQDITIDWGKVVTHMLTLKGIYGREMYETWYAMSAMLSSNPVLHAGISAVVTDRLPAREWEKGFDIARAGVGGKVVLDWTEL; via the coding sequence ATGAAGGCCCTCTACAAGTCCGGCGCCCACGCAGGGTTCGAGCTGGTTGACCGCCCCGAGCCCGAAGCCGGCCCCGATGACGTCAAGATCCGGGTCATGACCACCGGCATCTGCGGCACGGACCTGCACATCCAGTCCTGGGACTCCTGGGCACAGGGGATGATCGAAGCGCCGCTGATTGCCGGCCACGAGTTCTACGGCGAAGTAGTGGAGACGGGCGCGGACGTCCGGGACGTCAAGGTAGGGGACCGGGTGTCCGGGGAAGGCCACGTGGTCTGCGGGATCTGCCGCAACTGCCGGGCCGGCCGGCGGCAGATGTGCATCCACACTGTCAGCGTGGGCGTCCAGCGGGACGGGGCCTTCGCCGAATACGTGGTCATCCCGGAGACCAACGTCTGGGTCCACCACGATCCGTCCATCACCCCGGAACTGGGCGCCATCTTTGATCCATTCGGCAACGCCGTGCACACGGCCCTCAGCTTCCCCCTGGTGGGCGAGGACGTCCTCATCACCGGAGCCGGCCCCATCGGACTCATGGCCATCGCCGTCGCCCGCCACGCCGGAGCCCGCAAGATCGCCATCACCGACGTCTCCCGGCCGCGGCTGGACCTGGCCCGGCAGTTGGGCGTGGACCTCGCCATCGACGTCTCCACAACCCGCGTCCGCGACGCCCAGCGCGAGCTCGGCATGCGGGAGGGCTTCGACATCGGGATGGAAATGTCCGGCCACCCCACCGCACTGCCTGAGATGATCGACAACATGAACCACGGCGGACGCATTGCCATGCTCGGCCTGCCCAGCCAGGACATCACCATTGACTGGGGCAAAGTGGTCACGCACATGCTGACCCTCAAGGGCATCTACGGCCGCGAAATGTACGAGACCTGGTACGCCATGAGCGCCATGCTCTCCTCGAACCCGGTGCTCCACGCCGGCATCTCGGCCGTCGTGACGGACAGGCTGCCGGCCCGCGAGTGGGAAAAAGGCTTCGACATTGCCCGCGCCGGCGTCGGCGGAAAAGTTGTCCTCGACTGGACCGAACTCTAA
- a CDS encoding glycine C-acetyltransferase, whose protein sequence is MYTAIKDQLQTELDEIRTAGLFKTERHIDSPQSSHVTAGQIGKPGTAVLNFCANNYLGLADHPDIIAAAKEAMDTRGFGMASVRFICGTQDLHLELEARVSKFLGTEDTILFSSCFDANGGVFESLFGPEDAVISDALNHASIIDGIRLCKAQRFRYANQDMADLEARLIEATTQDQPARRKIIVTDGVFSMDGYLAPLEAICDLADKYDALVMVDDSHAVGFMGSTGAGTPEHAGVSRRVDIYTGTFGKALGGASGGYVSGRSEVVAMLRQKARPYLFSNSLAPAIVAATIKALDLVENSGELRTKLFENAGLFRRRMTEEGFDLLDGEHAIVPVMFGDAVLAAKVADQMLQHGVFVTAFSFPVVPRGAARIRVQLSASHSADDVEACVGAFVASRAAVAG, encoded by the coding sequence ATGTACACCGCCATCAAGGACCAGCTGCAGACCGAGCTGGACGAGATCCGCACCGCCGGGCTCTTCAAGACAGAGCGCCACATCGATTCACCCCAGTCCAGCCACGTCACCGCGGGCCAGATCGGCAAGCCGGGCACAGCCGTTCTGAATTTCTGTGCCAACAACTACCTGGGCCTTGCCGACCACCCGGACATCATCGCCGCAGCCAAAGAAGCCATGGACACCCGCGGCTTCGGCATGGCCAGCGTGCGTTTCATCTGCGGCACCCAGGACCTGCACCTGGAGCTCGAGGCCCGGGTATCGAAGTTCCTGGGCACCGAGGACACCATCCTGTTCTCCAGCTGCTTTGACGCCAACGGCGGCGTGTTCGAGTCGCTCTTCGGACCCGAGGACGCGGTCATCTCCGACGCCCTCAACCACGCCAGCATCATCGACGGCATCCGGCTCTGCAAGGCCCAGCGGTTCCGCTACGCCAACCAGGACATGGCGGACCTGGAGGCCAGGCTCATCGAGGCCACCACGCAGGACCAGCCTGCCCGGCGCAAGATCATCGTCACCGACGGCGTCTTCTCCATGGACGGCTACCTCGCCCCGCTCGAGGCCATCTGCGACCTCGCCGACAAGTACGACGCCCTGGTCATGGTGGATGACTCCCACGCCGTCGGCTTTATGGGTTCCACCGGCGCCGGAACCCCGGAACACGCCGGCGTTTCGCGCCGGGTGGACATCTACACCGGGACGTTCGGCAAGGCGCTGGGCGGCGCCTCCGGCGGCTACGTGTCCGGCCGCAGCGAAGTGGTGGCCATGCTCCGCCAGAAGGCCCGTCCTTACCTGTTCTCGAACTCCCTGGCACCCGCCATCGTGGCCGCCACCATCAAGGCACTGGACCTGGTGGAGAACTCCGGCGAGCTGCGGACCAAACTGTTCGAAAACGCGGGCCTGTTCCGCCGCCGGATGACCGAGGAGGGCTTCGATCTCCTGGACGGCGAACACGCCATTGTCCCGGTGATGTTCGGGGACGCCGTGCTGGCCGCCAAAGTGGCGGACCAGATGCTCCAGCACGGCGTTTTTGTCACCGCTTTCAGCTTCCCCGTGGTTCCGCGCGGCGCCGCCCGGATCCGCGTGCAGCTCTCGGCATCACATTCAGCGGACGACGTCGAAGCCTGCGTGGGTGCCTTTGTCGCCAGCCGTGCCGCTGTAGCGGGCTAA